TTACGGTTTGCAGTTTTACATTTTTAATGGGGGTGCAGGGGGCTTGCCCCCTGCCGAAGTCTTCTAAAAATATGAAACAAAATAATGAATTAAAAGTTATTCAAGATTTTTACGACGTGGATGTAAAATAAAACTCCGTTTCCTCCGCTACCTCTCCGCCGCAGGCGGACAGGCTCGGTAAAAAAACATTTTAAACATCGGAGCAATCGGAATTAACGGAGAGAGACAAAGATGGAAGAAAAGATATTATATAAAGAGCTTTCGGATAGGATTATTGGATGTGCCGTGGAAGTGCACCGAGTATTGGGTCCGGGTTTGCTTGAATCTGCTTACAATCAATGTCTTTGCCGTGAGCTGGATTTGAATGGGATAAAATTTGAGCGTGAAAAGCCTTTGCCTGTGGTCTATAAAGATACCAATCTCGACTGCGGCTACAGATTAGATATTCTTGTGGAAGGGAAGGTTATCGTTGAGCTTAAAAGCGTTGAGGCTATAAAAGGCATCCATGAAGCTCAGATTATTTCTTATATGAAGCTTGCTGATGTGAAAAAGGGGTTTCTGATTAATTTTAATGTGGAAATGTTAAAGAACGGATTGAAAAGCTTTGCTATTAAATAAAAATTCCGTTTCCTCTCCGCCTCAGGCGGATAGGCTCAGTAATAAAACTTTAACAGCGGAGAAATCGGAGTAAACGGAGAATATAATTAAATAATAACTTCGTGTTGGGATAAAGCACGGAAAATGAAAGTAAGAAAATTAAATTTAATGGAGCTGATTATGAAGTCAGGTAAGTTGTATTTTTGTTTGTTTATATCGGCCTGCTTCGCCAGCAATGTATTTGCTTTAATGGGTTATGGCGACTCAAATATTTTCACTATAGATAACCGAAATTTAACTCAAGTTGGTTACGGTGATTCAAATATTTTCACAATCAACAATCGAAATGCGATAACGGTTTCGGCAACCAACAATTGGGATGGCACTGTTACTGTTGAGAGTCTGTCTTGCGTTAATTCTGAACTGTTCAGGAAAGATATAAGAGCTGGAACAAAAGTTTCGTTAGGCGAATTTGATGGCGGAACCTATGAAGATAAATTGGAATTATCACAACTCAATAAACCTTACAAGTATGTTTTACAGGAGGATGTATTCAATGGTGATACAATTGCTGCTTCGAAGGAAGTTACACCTGAAATTATAATGGTTCTCGTTAGAGGCTATGCTGGGAATCCAGTCAGCGACGGGATTGATGAAAGCTATTGGGAATCCGAAGAAGATGAACAGGAAAAGGGTCTTGTCGCTTCTGTTAAAGAATGGTTTGATGAGGAGGATAAGAGGATAACCTGCTGGGATGCAAGTAAAGTTCTTCATGGAAAGAAAACTATTGATTGGAATTACAAAAAGCTGAAAGATTTTATAGAGCAGAAAATAAGCGATTCCGGCCTTTCGGAAGATGTTAAGATTCATCTTTTCGGGCACAGCATGGGCGGATTGATCTCAAGAAAATACGCATGCAAAAATGAATCTCAGGTATTGAAAATATTCTGTGCTCAAACGCCGCATACAGGTTCTCCACTGGGAGACATAGCCAGTATCGCAGAAGTTTCTTCGGCAGCAACATACAGTAATTTTGGTATATTTTGGGATATCAATGAAGCATCATTATGTTTGACTACAAGCTATTTGAACGGGTTTAACGATGAATATAAATCAGAAACTCCGATATACAGCACGTACAGCAGTAATTACAAATCTGTACAAAACTCTTTTTTTCTTAAATGCGGTCATTCACTCATTGAAACATTAAAAGAAACGTCAAAAGCATCGCTTTACTCTGGTTTTTATCCGTATTCATCTGATAGTGACGGGTGCGTGCCTGAGAATTCAGCAAAAGGAAATATATTCTCTTATAGCTACATAACTTTTAACTTAAAGAAAAAAGAAGTTGATATCTCAGACTTTTTTAACTCTGGACTTGACCACAAATCCTGCCATAAACACCCTAAAGTTCTAAATCAGGTAATCAGATGGCTTGGTTATGACGCCCCTTATGTTACTTTGGAAGCTGAATCTCTTAAGCCTATGGAAGAGCAGACTCCGCAATATTATGTTAAAGGATTTAATGGTACTTTCAGTTCGTCTCAGCCTGTCTCTGAAAGCTTTGTCTTAAGCGGTTCTTCAAAAGCAATGATCCAAGGTTTCGGAACAGATCCAAATGCAGTATATGATTTATCTCTTCAGACTCCTGCGGGTCAAACGATAACAAAAGACAACACAAATTCAGACGTTTCCTATACAACCGATAACGGTAACATCTTTTACGAAATTGCAAACCCTGAACCCGGGCAGTGGACAGTTAATCTTTCTACCAGCACTTCCGAAACACAGAAGTATGGAATAAATATCTTTGAGAATGAATTTTTAAGCTTAAATCTCTTTGTTCAGAACTGGTGCAATACAGGTGAGACGGTTGATATAATTGCCGAGTTGAGAGATAATTCAGGAAATATAACAGGAGCAAGCCTTGAAACAGAAGTAATACTCCCTGACGGCAGCTTAGAATCGGTTGCGCTGCTGGATGATGGAAGCGGAGCAGATGAAACTTCAAACGATGGTGTTTTCAGCGGAGCTTATACCGTTGGATCGCAAACTGGAGAATATAATGTATTGTGTAAAGCTTCTGATGGGACTGCGTACGAACGTACTTCTTACGCCAGCTTCAATGTTTCAGAGCCTTCAGTTAGCATTGATGGAGATATTACAGATTCCGGCATTGATAAAGACGCAAATGGATTCTTTGATTGCCTGCGGTTTGATGTGCCGGTAGAGGTTTATAAAAGCGGAGAATACAGACTGACAGGAAATGTTAAAGATTGCAACGATGTAATTATCGCAGAAATAAATTCTGGAGCGATTTCTCTTGACAATGGTCAAGGAATA
This window of the Sedimentisphaera salicampi genome carries:
- a CDS encoding choice-of-anchor X domain-containing protein, encoding MKSGKLYFCLFISACFASNVFALMGYGDSNIFTIDNRNLTQVGYGDSNIFTINNRNAITVSATNNWDGTVTVESLSCVNSELFRKDIRAGTKVSLGEFDGGTYEDKLELSQLNKPYKYVLQEDVFNGDTIAASKEVTPEIIMVLVRGYAGNPVSDGIDESYWESEEDEQEKGLVASVKEWFDEEDKRITCWDASKVLHGKKTIDWNYKKLKDFIEQKISDSGLSEDVKIHLFGHSMGGLISRKYACKNESQVLKIFCAQTPHTGSPLGDIASIAEVSSAATYSNFGIFWDINEASLCLTTSYLNGFNDEYKSETPIYSTYSSNYKSVQNSFFLKCGHSLIETLKETSKASLYSGFYPYSSDSDGCVPENSAKGNIFSYSYITFNLKKKEVDISDFFNSGLDHKSCHKHPKVLNQVIRWLGYDAPYVTLEAESLKPMEEQTPQYYVKGFNGTFSSSQPVSESFVLSGSSKAMIQGFGTDPNAVYDLSLQTPAGQTITKDNTNSDVSYTTDNGNIFYEIANPEPGQWTVNLSTSTSETQKYGINIFENEFLSLNLFVQNWCNTGETVDIIAELRDNSGNITGASLETEVILPDGSLESVALLDDGSGADETSNDGVFSGAYTVGSQTGEYNVLCKASDGTAYERTSYASFNVSEPSVSIDGDITDSGIDKDANGFFDCLRFDVPVEVYKSGEYRLTGNVKDCNDVIIAEINSGAISLDNGQGIISAEVSSERITDAGINGPYKFMFGEIISVSDGLTVADFDSYITAKYLLSDFEPKDTDEDGVPDSVELSVGTEINDPDSDNDGATDLEEIGYGGERLAYEPEQDSNPLEKDTDEDQMADGYEIRYGLNPLVDDTEGDIDVDGLTNIEEYQLHTRPDKIDTDDDGRNDKWETDNGADPLVFEEYSIIECDINLDGKVDITDLTILMEEWLCESEESISDVAPENGDGQVNILDFASFANYW
- a CDS encoding GxxExxY protein, whose translation is MEEKILYKELSDRIIGCAVEVHRVLGPGLLESAYNQCLCRELDLNGIKFEREKPLPVVYKDTNLDCGYRLDILVEGKVIVELKSVEAIKGIHEAQIISYMKLADVKKGFLINFNVEMLKNGLKSFAIK